The proteins below are encoded in one region of Candidatus Moraniibacteriota bacterium:
- a CDS encoding nucleoside-diphosphate-sugar pyrophosphorylase, producing MAGDMAYKVLITTSGTGSRLGDITKYTNKSLVKVGKKPAISYIIEAYPKNTEFVITVGYFGNQVRDFLKLVYPEKNFKFVEVDKYEGKGSSLGYSMLQAASQLQCPFIYHACDTIISGKILKPKKNWIGGFLGEGSSHYASFDVVDGKVQQMYDKGMIDPDFLHIGLIGVQEYKSFWENLKELHRKNPTNGALNDVEVISKMIGQGSEFGVVPFEEWYDIGNVESLHKARVEIEDSFRILDKSDESIFIFDKFVVKFFYDEKTVAQRVERGRLLRGLAPEIEGSTKNFYRYKYANGKLYSKVATPIDFGTFLRWSKKNLWKPNREVSDQEFKKICYDFYYKKTVERVEKFLVSRKVKDAEIVINGEKVPTIKKMLKMIDFDWLCNAKQSGFHGDFILDNLLKKGKSGYVLLDWRQNFGGLLKSGDMYYDLSKLNHNLTVNHEIVNNDLFKIEIEKDEVTCDIHRKENLVQCQKALFEFLQKNGYDTKKVKILTALIWLNMSPLHHHPFDLFLFYFGKLNLWRALNEK from the coding sequence ATGGCAGGTGATATGGCATATAAGGTTTTGATTACAACATCTGGTACAGGATCGAGACTCGGTGATATAACAAAATATACGAATAAATCTCTCGTGAAAGTCGGTAAAAAACCGGCTATTTCGTACATCATTGAAGCATATCCAAAGAATACTGAATTTGTTATCACCGTCGGATATTTTGGAAATCAGGTCCGAGATTTTTTGAAACTTGTCTATCCGGAAAAAAACTTCAAATTTGTTGAAGTTGATAAATATGAAGGGAAAGGAAGTAGTTTGGGATATTCTATGTTGCAAGCGGCATCTCAATTGCAATGTCCATTTATTTACCATGCTTGCGATACAATTATATCTGGAAAAATACTAAAACCAAAAAAGAATTGGATAGGGGGATTTCTCGGGGAGGGTTCCTCTCATTACGCTTCATTTGATGTTGTTGATGGGAAAGTGCAACAGATGTATGACAAAGGAATGATAGATCCTGATTTTTTGCATATCGGGTTGATAGGTGTACAAGAATATAAATCTTTTTGGGAAAATTTGAAAGAATTGCATAGGAAAAATCCAACCAACGGTGCTCTCAATGACGTTGAAGTAATTAGTAAGATGATAGGACAAGGGAGTGAATTTGGAGTCGTTCCGTTTGAGGAATGGTACGACATCGGCAATGTCGAGAGCTTGCATAAGGCGCGGGTTGAGATCGAAGATTCGTTTAGGATTCTTGACAAATCAGATGAATCGATTTTTATTTTTGATAAGTTTGTAGTGAAGTTTTTTTATGATGAGAAAACTGTTGCGCAGCGCGTTGAAAGAGGGAGGCTTCTTAGAGGACTTGCGCCTGAAATTGAGGGATCAACAAAGAATTTTTATCGTTATAAGTATGCAAACGGAAAATTGTATTCGAAGGTCGCCACCCCGATAGATTTTGGTACATTTTTGCGTTGGTCAAAGAAAAATCTTTGGAAGCCGAATCGGGAGGTTTCCGATCAAGAATTTAAAAAAATCTGTTATGATTTTTATTATAAAAAAACAGTGGAGCGAGTAGAAAAGTTTTTAGTTTCACGCAAGGTGAAGGACGCGGAGATTGTCATCAATGGTGAAAAAGTTCCTACTATCAAAAAAATGCTCAAGATGATTGATTTTGATTGGCTATGTAATGCAAAGCAAAGTGGGTTTCATGGAGATTTCATCCTTGATAATCTTTTGAAAAAAGGTAAGTCAGGGTATGTGCTTTTGGATTGGCGTCAGAACTTCGGAGGGCTTCTGAAGTCGGGGGATATGTATTATGATCTTTCGAAGTTAAATCACAATTTGACGGTGAATCATGAAATCGTGAATAATGATTTGTTCAAAATTGAGATAGAAAAGGACGAAGTGACTTGTGATATTCATCGGAAAGAGAACCTTGTCCAGTGTCAGAAAGCATTATTTGAGTTTCTTCAAAAAAACGGATATGATACAAAGAAGGTGAAAATATTGACTGCATTGATTTGGCTCAATATGTCACCGCTTCATCATCATCCTTTTGATCTTTTTTTGTTTTATTTCGGGAAATTAAATCTCTGGCGCGCGCTCAACGAAAAATAG
- a CDS encoding HAD hydrolase family protein has product MKKKTIKNFILDVDGVFTDGKFYYTIDGKVMKKFGPEDNDALSLLKDRLHLHAISGDKNGFAITKRRIADDMKLPLDQVSTFERMEWIRERFDPEETIYMGDGIFDPLVFKYVAYSIAPANAFYKTKEQADFVTEARGGEGAVAEACLHILEKFFDESFDIHSLDLKNGSGAWTNKKSV; this is encoded by the coding sequence ATGAAAAAGAAAACAATCAAAAATTTCATATTGGATGTCGATGGCGTTTTCACTGATGGTAAATTCTATTACACCATCGATGGTAAGGTGATGAAAAAATTTGGTCCAGAAGACAATGACGCTCTTTCTCTTTTGAAAGACAGGTTGCATCTCCATGCTATTTCAGGCGATAAGAATGGATTTGCTATTACTAAAAGAAGGATTGCTGATGATATGAAACTCCCACTAGATCAGGTGAGCACATTTGAACGTATGGAATGGATTCGTGAGCGATTCGACCCAGAGGAGACTATTTACATGGGGGATGGTATATTCGATCCGCTCGTTTTTAAATATGTTGCATATAGCATTGCACCAGCTAACGCATTCTATAAGACGAAGGAACAAGCAGACTTTGTCACCGAGGCAAGAGGAGGAGAAGGCGCAGTTGCGGAAGCGTGCCTCCATATATTGGAAAAGTTTTTTGATGAATCATTCGATATACATTCGCTCGACCTCAAGAATGGATCGGGCGCGTGGACAAATAAAAAGTCAGTATAG
- a CDS encoding methyltransferase domain-containing protein yields the protein MEYIERKKSIITGKENLEQLHTFKDFPVFFGCVEYGPEKDIKADMSWAICPESGVIQLDKLIPLDILYQEQHVDGTGPTWERYYHDFADYIKKQPSTNILEIGGGAGKLADIFTGITKETSWTLVEPNPLHPGNDRVKITRAFFDENFKYEGDVDTVVFSQVMEHAYDPNQFVESIAKFLKPGQKLICAYPNLKLWLENKYTNAINFEHTMFLTDYFVDYLFVKHGFVIKDKYFYKDHSIFYVAEKLGQPAVATFENQYMEYKKIFNDFIQYHQDIVRNLNEKISDFDGEVYLFGAHIFAQYLFEFGLDQTKIVSLLDNSGLKKEKRLYGTNLIVHGPEILQGKGKVGVVLKVGIYRDEILKQLKEINPEVIIFE from the coding sequence ATGGAATACATTGAAAGAAAGAAAAGTATAATAACAGGAAAAGAAAATCTGGAGCAATTGCATACATTTAAGGATTTTCCGGTTTTCTTTGGTTGTGTTGAATATGGCCCAGAGAAAGACATTAAGGCTGATATGAGTTGGGCAATATGCCCGGAATCGGGTGTGATTCAGCTGGATAAGCTCATCCCACTTGATATCCTCTATCAGGAGCAACATGTTGACGGAACTGGTCCGACATGGGAACGGTATTACCATGATTTTGCCGATTATATAAAGAAGCAACCTTCGACGAATATCCTTGAGATCGGGGGCGGTGCAGGGAAGCTTGCCGACATTTTCACCGGCATTACTAAAGAAACGTCTTGGACACTCGTTGAACCCAATCCGTTGCACCCGGGGAATGATCGGGTCAAGATTACACGCGCTTTTTTTGATGAAAATTTCAAGTATGAGGGCGATGTGGATACGGTGGTTTTTTCACAGGTGATGGAACATGCCTACGATCCGAATCAATTCGTGGAATCCATAGCGAAATTCCTGAAACCAGGTCAAAAACTCATTTGTGCCTATCCGAATTTGAAGTTGTGGCTTGAAAATAAATACACGAACGCTATAAACTTCGAACACACTATGTTTTTGACGGACTACTTCGTCGATTATCTCTTTGTTAAGCACGGATTTGTCATAAAGGACAAGTACTTCTACAAGGATCACAGTATATTCTATGTCGCGGAAAAGCTGGGACAGCCGGCAGTCGCAACCTTCGAAAATCAATACATGGAGTACAAAAAAATATTTAATGATTTCATTCAATATCACCAGGATATCGTGAGGAATTTGAACGAGAAAATATCCGATTTTGACGGTGAAGTGTATCTCTTTGGTGCACACATTTTTGCACAGTACCTTTTTGAGTTTGGATTAGACCAAACAAAAATTGTTTCACTGCTTGATAATTCTGGTTTGAAAAAAGAAAAACGCCTTTACGGTACAAATTTGATTGTTCATGGACCGGAGATTCTTCAAGGTAAAGGGAAAGTCGGTGTGGTTTTGAAAGTCGGTATATATCGGGATGAAATATTGAAACAACTGAAGGAAATAAATCCTGAAGTTATTATTTTTGAATAG
- a CDS encoding methyltransferase domain-containing protein encodes MHIYNKEFYEDQQNGSYISAKEILPIIFDLINPKSIVDVGCGVGTWLSVCQELGVDDVLGLDGPYVLEEMLKISATKFKKTDLSKPVNISRKFDLAMSLEVAEHLSESSADCFVESLTNLSPFVFFSAAIPLQGGHNHVNEQWQGYWADRFFKKGYIAIDCIRPAVWGNDAVEWWYAQNALLFVKKEVLDSRTDLQLLHQNTHKNQLNLVHPKNHIRFFDATRVSLFSVLKSLPKRVLSSFK; translated from the coding sequence ATGCACATCTATAACAAGGAGTTTTATGAAGATCAGCAGAATGGTTCATATATTTCAGCGAAGGAAATATTGCCTATAATTTTTGACTTGATTAATCCGAAATCAATTGTTGATGTAGGATGCGGTGTTGGGACATGGCTTAGTGTATGTCAGGAACTAGGTGTTGATGATGTGTTGGGATTGGATGGCCCATATGTTTTAGAAGAAATGCTTAAAATATCGGCTACAAAATTTAAAAAAACTGACTTATCAAAACCGGTAAATATTTCACGTAAATTTGATTTAGCAATGTCGTTAGAAGTAGCCGAGCATTTATCTGAATCAAGTGCTGATTGTTTTGTTGAATCACTTACAAATCTGAGTCCTTTTGTGTTTTTTTCTGCAGCTATTCCGTTGCAAGGGGGGCATAATCATGTTAATGAACAATGGCAAGGATATTGGGCTGATCGATTTTTTAAAAAAGGATATATAGCTATTGATTGTATTCGCCCTGCTGTTTGGGGGAATGATGCTGTTGAATGGTGGTATGCCCAGAACGCACTACTTTTTGTAAAAAAAGAAGTACTTGATAGCCGAACAGATCTCCAACTATTGCATCAGAATACTCATAAAAATCAACTTAACTTAGTGCATCCTAAAAATCATATAAGATTTTTTGATGCCACTCGCGTTTCTTTGTTTTCTGTTTTGAAGTCTCTTCCGAAGCGCGTTCTGAGTTCTTTTAAGTGA
- a CDS encoding glycosyltransferase encodes MSEHIYNPILSVVVAVFNGERFLSEAIDSILSQTYDNFELLIINDGSTDDTEKIIQNYTEKDGRIVYIKNNVNLRQSRSWNRGIKIAKGQFIIRMDADDICLPDRFEKQYQYMLLHPNIGVLGSHYYIFSNNKEKKAKNAPFFSIIDGRPPVHHPTCCIRKELFEKFGYYDSRYDNAEDTELWYRFYSRGVEFSNLDDYLLLYRVHENNVSIKKQKKQVYLQLKINLLAVFKYRIKFSLKGYLRILEQFFYLIYLSFGLDKIYQRGNTSLK; translated from the coding sequence ATGTCTGAGCATATTTATAATCCCATACTTTCTGTTGTTGTGGCTGTGTTTAACGGGGAAAGATTTCTTTCGGAAGCAATCGATAGTATTTTGAGTCAAACATATGATAATTTTGAGCTTCTCATCATTAATGATGGGTCTACTGATGACACGGAAAAAATCATTCAAAATTATACAGAAAAAGATGGGCGAATTGTATATATAAAAAATAATGTTAATTTGAGGCAATCAAGAAGTTGGAATAGAGGTATAAAAATCGCAAAGGGACAATTTATTATCAGGATGGATGCTGATGATATTTGCCTTCCGGATCGATTTGAGAAACAGTATCAATATATGCTGTTACATCCTAATATCGGGGTTCTCGGGTCTCATTATTATATATTTTCCAACAATAAAGAAAAAAAAGCTAAAAACGCCCCTTTTTTTAGTATAATTGATGGGCGACCGCCAGTTCATCATCCAACTTGTTGTATCCGTAAAGAATTATTTGAAAAGTTCGGATATTATGATTCGCGATATGATAACGCTGAAGATACAGAACTTTGGTATAGATTTTATTCGAGAGGGGTTGAATTTTCTAACTTAGATGATTATCTTTTATTATATAGAGTACATGAGAATAATGTGAGTATAAAAAAACAAAAAAAACAAGTTTATTTGCAGTTAAAAATAAACCTTCTCGCTGTATTCAAATATAGGATTAAGTTTTCTTTGAAGGGATATCTTCGTATATTAGAGCAATTTTTTTATCTTATATATCTTTCGTTTGGATTGGATAAAATTTACCAGAGAGGCAATACAAGTTTAAAATGA
- a CDS encoding glycosyltransferase family 4 protein yields the protein MKKICIVNFNVYCLFNPESSAPMGGAELDMYTVAKGLESAYDVTVITGDWGQKEDEIFGKIHVFRSFELGKKGMLRFFRGVFLFWNNLSQVDADVYISSGAGPEIGIIAFFCKLKKKKFIYRTASEIDCNKKYINLNGIKGLIYKYGLENSHRIVTTVRQHKNLLACSHSNTENKVLHINLGIFSGNKQEQGKDSVLWVGRCDSLKNPDAYIDIAKYISDYKFVMICPRQKHNSDYFEEIKRKAESLPNMTFIDFVPFKDIQPYFDKSKIFVNTSDFEGFTYTLIQSGLARTPVVYLNVNPDEVITKHNIGYVADGDKEKMAEQISMLLNDEKDWKEKSENAFRYVKENHDINIVGEQWKNLLEEI from the coding sequence ATGAAAAAGATTTGCATAGTAAATTTTAATGTTTATTGTCTATTCAATCCAGAGAGTTCTGCTCCTATGGGTGGAGCAGAGTTGGATATGTATACCGTTGCTAAGGGATTGGAGAGTGCGTATGATGTAACGGTAATTACGGGGGATTGGGGGCAGAAAGAAGATGAAATCTTTGGAAAAATTCATGTTTTTCGTTCCTTCGAGCTAGGTAAGAAGGGAATGCTTCGATTTTTTCGTGGAGTTTTTTTATTTTGGAATAATCTTTCTCAAGTAGATGCAGATGTCTATATTTCTTCTGGAGCGGGTCCAGAAATTGGTATAATTGCATTTTTCTGTAAGTTAAAAAAGAAAAAATTTATATATCGTACAGCATCTGAGATTGATTGTAATAAAAAATATATCAACTTAAATGGCATCAAAGGATTGATATATAAATACGGCCTTGAGAATTCCCATCGTATTGTAACGACGGTGCGACAACATAAAAATTTATTAGCATGCTCTCATTCAAATACTGAGAATAAGGTTTTGCATATCAATCTCGGTATATTTTCGGGAAATAAGCAGGAGCAGGGAAAAGATAGTGTTTTATGGGTTGGTCGCTGTGATTCGTTGAAAAATCCAGACGCCTATATAGATATAGCGAAATATATTTCCGATTATAAGTTTGTTATGATTTGCCCGAGGCAAAAGCATAACTCGGATTATTTTGAAGAAATAAAAAGAAAAGCTGAATCCTTGCCGAATATGACGTTTATTGACTTCGTTCCGTTCAAAGACATACAGCCCTACTTTGATAAATCGAAAATATTTGTAAATACCTCTGATTTCGAAGGATTTACGTATACTCTAATACAAAGCGGATTGGCACGAACACCAGTAGTCTATCTGAATGTCAATCCCGATGAGGTTATTACGAAGCATAATATTGGATATGTTGCGGATGGCGACAAAGAAAAAATGGCTGAACAGATAAGTATGCTTTTGAACGATGAGAAAGACTGGAAAGAAAAATCAGAAAATGCTTTCCGATATGTAAAAGAAAACCACGATATAAATATCGTGGGAGAGCAATGGAAAAATCTTCTAGAAGAAATTTAA
- a CDS encoding class I SAM-dependent methyltransferase encodes MENELYEESYKNIKHFSFGKNWQNFLKSLTERRIQEAEKSLIDFLGGKENITGKSFIDIGCGSGLFSLAAYRLGAKSILSIDIDDASVACAKYLYEKNGKPEHWQIKTGSALDQNFINSLGAFDIVYSWGVLHHTGDMYQALQNVTVLINPEGKLYVALYNDNQRFMEGTSNFWFKVKKIYNKSSSVEKHIIEAIYTTYYIIGLALNLVNPIAYIKNYHSLRGMSFMTDIKDWLGGYPYEYASEEKIISYFKERGFECEKTNPARSIGCNEFLFKKNNI; translated from the coding sequence ATGGAAAATGAACTGTACGAAGAAAGCTATAAAAATATTAAACATTTCAGCTTTGGAAAAAATTGGCAAAATTTCCTAAAAAGCCTTACCGAGAGAAGGATACAAGAAGCTGAAAAATCACTTATTGATTTCCTTGGTGGCAAGGAAAATATTACCGGAAAATCTTTTATTGATATTGGTTGTGGTAGCGGACTCTTTTCATTGGCGGCGTACCGGCTCGGAGCGAAAAGTATCCTGAGTATCGATATCGATGATGCTTCGGTAGCGTGTGCCAAATATCTTTATGAAAAGAATGGGAAACCAGAGCATTGGCAGATAAAAACAGGGTCAGCACTCGATCAAAACTTTATCAATTCGCTTGGTGCATTCGATATTGTCTATTCCTGGGGGGTACTCCACCACACTGGTGATATGTATCAGGCGCTCCAGAACGTTACCGTGCTCATCAATCCTGAGGGAAAACTCTATGTCGCACTCTACAACGACAACCAACGGTTTATGGAAGGAACCTCAAATTTCTGGTTCAAAGTTAAAAAAATCTACAATAAAAGTAGCAGTGTTGAGAAGCACATCATCGAAGCTATTTACACGACATATTACATCATCGGACTCGCTCTGAATCTTGTAAATCCTATCGCGTACATAAAAAACTATCACTCTCTGCGAGGAATGAGCTTTATGACTGATATCAAGGATTGGCTCGGCGGATACCCATACGAATACGCATCAGAAGAAAAAATTATCTCCTATTTCAAAGAGCGAGGATTCGAATGTGAAAAAACCAATCCAGCACGAAGCATTGGTTGCAACGAATTTCTTTTTAAGAAGAATAATATTTAA
- a CDS encoding glycosyltransferase, with the protein MPKKKILHIIQSLGNGGCENMLLRTLPLLDDFEHKIITLKELDELAPKFATTGITVEAIHCKSLFDIPGILRLRKIVTKENPDIILTYLFHADILGRLALYNTAKATIIPFLRTTYNHPKYLIARIFEWLTKSLVRDYLANSEAVKDFYIEHLGVDPNKITVIPNGIDVEYFDAITSDSELKKSLGIAPDDFVIICVANLHINKGHYYLLEAFESLFCHSRESGNPENARNLKLFIVGEGIEKENLKHQIQNYQSKNNISFLGRRIDVPQLLKISDLFVLPTLFEGQSNAIMEAMASGIPVITTDIPENRVLIENGKTGLLVPAKNSSDIVQAIKQIQKSETVRSQLSKEAKKTIKNSFSLEKIAKKWENTLIKTIK; encoded by the coding sequence ATGCCAAAGAAAAAAATTCTCCATATTATCCAATCTCTTGGTAACGGTGGATGCGAGAATATGCTTCTTCGTACACTTCCTCTCCTCGATGATTTTGAGCATAAAATTATCACTTTAAAAGAACTCGATGAACTCGCTCCAAAGTTCGCCACTACTGGCATCACTGTCGAAGCGATTCACTGCAAGAGTCTTTTCGATATTCCTGGTATTCTTCGTCTCCGTAAAATCGTCACAAAAGAAAATCCTGATATCATTCTCACATATCTTTTCCATGCTGATATACTTGGTCGCCTCGCACTCTACAATACGGCTAAAGCAACTATTATTCCCTTCCTCCGTACCACATACAATCATCCGAAATATCTCATCGCACGTATCTTTGAATGGCTCACGAAATCTCTTGTAAGAGACTATCTCGCCAATTCTGAGGCAGTCAAAGATTTCTACATCGAGCACCTCGGTGTAGATCCTAACAAAATCACTGTCATTCCCAATGGCATCGATGTCGAATACTTTGATGCCATCACCTCTGATTCAGAATTGAAAAAATCTCTCGGCATCGCACCAGATGATTTCGTGATTATCTGCGTTGCCAATCTTCATATCAATAAAGGACATTACTATCTCCTCGAAGCATTCGAATCACTATTCTGTCATTCTCGCGAAAGCGGGAATCCAGAGAACGCAAGAAATCTCAAGCTCTTCATTGTTGGAGAAGGCATAGAAAAAGAAAATCTGAAACACCAGATTCAAAACTATCAATCTAAAAACAACATCTCTTTTCTCGGTCGTCGAATCGATGTGCCACAACTCCTCAAAATATCTGATCTTTTCGTTCTACCAACCCTCTTTGAAGGGCAGTCAAACGCTATCATGGAGGCTATGGCTTCAGGAATTCCAGTCATCACTACCGATATCCCGGAAAATAGAGTTCTAATAGAAAATGGAAAAACAGGATTGCTCGTCCCTGCAAAAAATAGTTCAGATATCGTTCAAGCAATCAAACAGATACAAAAAAGCGAAACAGTAAGAAGTCAGTTATCCAAAGAGGCCAAGAAGACCATTAAAAACTCTTTTTCACTTGAAAAAATAGCAAAAAAATGGGAAAATACTCTAATAAAGACAATCAAATAG
- a CDS encoding methyltransferase domain-containing protein, with translation MRRNHLSYLSDPVSNNPFDIIVFEEAGSHVISGLVTTAGSWYPIINGIPRILIDELKTNLLQTHQDFFKTWKEKLPENIHAEWQKAIDNIPDLDAFWKHQKKTAESFAYEWKYIYKENNYEKSNFFHFLSPFLKEENLRGKKTLDIGCGSGRFTKWAGLSETEISFGTDLGETVGVAYEMTKDIPNICIVQADIYHMPFTDTFDIAYSIGVLHHLPKPQDGFSRLPKTLRAGGKMLIWVYNRRNNARALYFYEPLRDFLKKLPKPILFKLCYIPGFIVHLINLFGKLLKMIGFKSLATKLPFAYYENFPFNMKLNDAFDVLATPKSNYYYVEEIEKWFSDSKLEDVQSFEHPEAGITCVGTH, from the coding sequence ATGCGACGAAATCATCTCTCGTATCTCTCTGATCCGGTCTCAAATAATCCATTCGACATTATTGTCTTCGAAGAAGCAGGATCGCACGTAATTTCCGGCCTCGTCACAACAGCAGGTTCTTGGTATCCGATCATAAACGGTATTCCTAGAATACTCATAGACGAGCTGAAGACGAACCTCCTCCAAACTCATCAAGACTTTTTCAAAACTTGGAAAGAAAAATTACCCGAAAATATACACGCTGAGTGGCAGAAAGCTATCGACAATATTCCTGACCTTGACGCTTTCTGGAAGCACCAGAAGAAAACAGCTGAAAGTTTCGCCTACGAATGGAAGTACATCTATAAAGAGAATAATTACGAGAAAAGCAATTTCTTTCATTTTCTCTCACCATTTTTGAAAGAAGAGAATCTGAGAGGAAAAAAGACACTTGATATAGGATGCGGGTCTGGGCGCTTCACGAAGTGGGCAGGACTCTCAGAAACCGAGATTTCATTTGGAACAGATCTCGGAGAAACTGTCGGAGTCGCCTACGAAATGACCAAAGATATTCCGAACATCTGTATTGTCCAGGCCGACATCTATCATATGCCGTTTACTGATACTTTCGATATTGCCTATTCGATCGGAGTGCTTCACCACCTCCCCAAACCGCAAGATGGATTTTCCCGTCTTCCAAAAACTCTTAGAGCAGGTGGAAAGATGCTTATTTGGGTTTACAACAGACGGAACAATGCTCGTGCCCTCTATTTCTATGAACCGCTTCGTGATTTCTTGAAAAAACTCCCTAAGCCGATTCTCTTCAAACTTTGCTACATTCCTGGATTTATTGTTCATCTCATCAATCTTTTCGGGAAACTCCTCAAGATGATAGGATTCAAATCGCTTGCTACGAAACTCCCCTTTGCCTACTACGAGAATTTTCCTTTCAATATGAAGCTCAACGATGCTTTCGATGTTCTCGCGACTCCAAAAAGTAACTATTACTATGTTGAAGAAATCGAAAAATGGTTCAGCGATAGCAAGTTAGAGGACGTACAATCATTTGAACACCCCGAGGCTGGTATCACCTGCGTCGGTACGCACTAA